Genomic DNA from Clostridia bacterium:
GGGCGGTGTGTACAAGGCCCGGGAACGTATTCACCGCGGCATGCTGATCCGCGATTACTAGCGATTCCGACTTCAAGAAGGCGAGTTGCAGCCTTCTATCCGAACTGAGACCGGTTTTTAGGGATCCGCTCCGGGTCACCCCTTCGCCTCCCTCTGTACCGGCCATTGTAGCACGTGTGTAGCCCGGGACATAAGGGGCATGATGATTTGACGTCATCCCCACCTTCCTCCGCATTATCTGCGGCAGTTCCTCTAGAGTGCCCACCCGAAGTGCTGGCAACTAGAAGTAGGGGTTGCGCTCGTTGCGGGACTTAACCCAACATCTCACGACACGAGCTGACGACAACCATGCACCACCTGTGCGGGACGCCCGAAGGCACACCGGGTTTCCCCGGCTTTTCCCCGCATGTCAAGCCCCGGTAAGGTTCTTCGCGTTGCGTCGAATTAAACCACATGCTCCACCGCTTGTGCGGGCCCCCGTCAATTCCTTTGAGTTTCAGCCTTGCGGCCGTACTCCCCAGGCGGGGTACTTATTGCGTTAACTCCGGCACGGAAGGGGTCGATACCTCCCACACCTAGTACCCATCGTTTACGGCGTGGACTACCAGGGTATCTAATCCTGTTTGCTCCCCACGCTTTCGCGCCTCAGCGTCAGGGCCAGGCCAGGAAGCCGCCTTCGCCACTGGTGTTCCTCCCGATATCTACGCATTTCACCGCTACACCGGGAATTCCACTTCCCTCTCCTGCCCTCAAGCCCGCCAGTTTCAAGTGCATGACCGCAGTTAGGCTGCGGGATTTCACACCTGACTTAACGGGCCGCCTACACGCCCTTTACGCCCAGTAAATCCGGACAACGCTCGCCCCCTACGTTTTACCGCGGCTGCTGGCACGTAGTTAGCCGGGGCTTCCTTTTAGGGTACCGTCAGATTTCTTCCCCTAAGACAGAGCTTTACGACCCGAAGGCCTTCTTCGCTCACGCGGCGTTGCTGCGTCAGGGTTTCCCCCATTGCGCAAAATTCCCCACTGCTGCCTCCCGTAGGAGTCTGGGCCGTGTCTCAGTCCCAGTGTGGCCGATCACCCTCTCAGGTCGGCTACCCATCGTCGCCTTGGTAGGCCGTTACCCCACCAACTAGCTAATGGGCCGCGGGCCCATCCTTAAGCGCTAAGCGCTTTGCTCGAAAAGGGATGCCCCTTTTCGAGGTTATCCGGTATTAGCAGCCGTTTCCAGCTGTTATCCCGGTCTTAAGGGCAGGTTACCCACGTGTTACTCACCCGTCCGCCGCTATCCAGCACTCAACTCGCTGCCCGCATGATGCCCTGAGGTTTCCCTTCACGGGAAGGAAACTTCTTTGAGAGCAACTTGTGAGCACCGAGTTGAGTGCTGGACCGCTCGACTTGCATGTGTTAGGCACGCCGCCAGCGTTCGTCCTGAGCCAGGATCAAACTCTCCAGTTTAATCCTAAAAGCTTTTTATTGACTAGGAACTCCACCAAGCTTTGCTGTTCAGTTTTCAAAGACCAAAGCGCGACAGGCTTTAGGTTACCACCCCGCAGGGTGGTTTGTCAAGGGAGTTTTTGTGGTTTTTTTAGGCCGCAGGATGCGGCCTATGTTCTTAACCTTTTCTTAACGGCAGAAATAATATAGCATGCAGGATGGGGGGATGTCAAGGGGACCCTCTACAGGGCGAGATCGTTGAGGATGTCGTTTAATGTCGACGGGCTTATGGTTGGGCATAGTGATAACAGTTGCTTAGAGAAATCGCCCTGCTTGTCCCAAGAGTTTATAAGTTCCAGGTTAGCTGCCCTTTATTCTAATACATGTCTTATCAGCTGACAAGACACCCGGAGCAAAGACTATGGCCAAATAAGGCCATGTAATCTCTAGTGCGAGGTAATGTTTATGACTGAAGATTTTTCTTTAAATAGAAAACCATCGGGAACCTGCAAGATGCGTTCGATCAGCTGGTTGAGTTCGAATTGATACTGGTACAGCTCGGTTTCCCGGATGTGGTCCCGGCAGAGCTTGGCTTCCAAGTCTACCATGACCAGGCTCTTGGCAAGGGCCTCTTGACGGGCCACCAGGCAGATCTGTCCCAGGGGATTGATGAAGCAGTAGCTTTGCTCCCGGCCATCTTCAACGATGAGGTTTCCCTTGCCTATGGTGCAGCCGGTCAGATACTGGACAGCATCCACGGCCGGGGAGTTTGGCGATACGCGAACCGTTTGCATAAAGGCCTGCCGGCGATTAAATCCCAGCCTTTTCTCGGCAATTTTAACCGCCCGGTAACCCAGCGCTAAGTCCGGGCATAAGTGTCCATGAAAATAGGCCAAGCCCAGAAGATCGGCCGGTACCAACATCCCTCCCAGCTGCCACCAGTTCCCAGCATAGCTGGCAGAACGATCTGATCTGCTGCTCGGAGGTGCCTGCTCTTGTGCTATCCCGCCCTGGACCTGGAAGTTGAGGATCCAGTGCGACGGAGATATGGGGCTTCCGGGCGCTTCCCTGACCAAAACTAGGTTATAGATGCCCTGGTCCGCCAAGACCAGAAAATGATGGTATCCAGGATAGGCCTCGGTCACGTCGAGCACCTCCTGCACGGGAATGTACCGGCCGCGGTGGTAAAAGCCGAGAGGGGACTGCCGGCGGTTATCAAATACCACCTTGACCCGCTCCTGGATGGGATCGATTTCATCTCGCGCAATCCTGTCGAGGATTTCATCTTTCCTTAGACGCACGGCCTCTTATACCTCCCCCTATCATCTCAGGCCTTAACCCCTAACGCCAGGTAATAATCCGGTCCCTCATTGACCTCTAAACTTCCTAGGCCCGCGGCCGCCAGTAAGGCTACCATTTCTTGCCGAGGAGGGATCTGGTCGCCGCCCACAACGCCTCCCAGCGACCGGTGCAGATTATTAATTGTTTCCCGTGCCGCCGGATGACAGATGATCACCCGTCCGCCCGGTTTGGTCACCCGGGCCATCTGCTTCAGCGCCTTTAGCTTGTCCGGAAAGTGAGGAAAGGCCGAGTTGCAGATCACCTCGTCAAAGGTAGCCTCCGGAAAAGGAATCGCCATGACGTCGGCACAAACCAATTCCACATTGGCGGGAAAGCCCTTGGCCTTTGCCTGTTCCAGCATAGCTTCGGCTATATCCATGGCCACCACCCGGCCGTTAGGACCTACGGCAGCCAGCAAATAGGGGATTAAAATCCCGGTGCCGCAACCCACGTCTAACACCGCACTGCCTGGAGCAATATTTAACCACTTAACCATTACTTCAAGTTTGGCCCGGTCTTCCGGCGTAGCCAGGCGGTCCCAAATAGCCGCCTTGCTGTTGAAATACTCGCGGTGAGTTAACATTCCGTGTCAGCCTCCTGTAGTTGTTCATCTTCTTGCCACCGCTTCACCTTTCGCTTGGGAGAAAATATAGTAGCCAGGACAAAAATAAGAGCCGAGGTAAGGACAATAGCTGCCCCGCTGGGTATATCCAAGCAATAAGAAACAGCAAGGCCAACCCAGCAGGAAAGGACGCCAAACAGCGCTGCCAGGAAAAACATTTTCTTCAAGCTGTAAGTGAGCTGGTAAGCAGCAGCGGCCGGATTCAAGATCAGGTTAAAGATTAACAGACCCCCGATACTGCGCAGGGAAGCGGTTACAGTGGCACCGGTCAGAAAGAGAATGCTGTAAAAGATGACATCAGCGGGTATGCCCACCGCCTTTGCCATTTCCCGGTGAAAGATCACTGCCTGGATCTCCTTAAAAAAGAGAATAATGAGACTCACGACCATAGCAGCCACGATTGCCAGCAGCCGGAGGTCGCCCGTGCTGACCGTAAGGATGCTGCCCCAGAGAAGCTCTAAAGCTTGGGTTTTAGGGCCGGGCAAGAGGCCCATGAACAGAAAGGCCAGCCCCATGGTAACGGAAAAGATGATGCCGATGGGGGTGTCCAGGTTAAACTCTCCCCTATCGGCCAGAGGCCCGATAGCAGCCGCCCCCGCCAGACTGAAAATGATGGCTCCTGCCAGGGGTTCAAACCCCATCCAGGCGGCAAAGAGAGCCCCAGCAAAAGCAGCGTGGGAAAGGGAAACTCCGATAAACGAAAGGTGCATGGTAACCACAAAAACGCCCACCAGGGAGCAGGCTACCCCAGCCATGAACCCGGCAAGAAGGGCATCTTGCATGAACCTGTAGCTCAGGATGGACATTTCAAGCTCCTCTTCCGTCCCCGCTAACCAAATCCTCTGGCTGCGGAAGATCAAACAGCTGCTTCAATAGCTTTTCCTGGAGAAGCAAATGGGGCGACCCCGCACTCCAGATGCGCCCCCTTTTCATCAGCACCACCCGGTGGCACAGGCCATCCAGCCCCGCCAGGGAGTGGGTAACCATCAGAGTGGTTAATTTCCGCTCCCTGTGTATACGTTGAACCAGGCGCAATATCTGCTCCTTGGCCCGCCGGTCCAGGGACGCGGTGGGTTCGTCCAAGAGGAGAATAGTTGGTTCCTGGGCCAGGGCCCGGGCAATGGCCACCCGCTGTTGCTCACCACCGGAGAGGTGACCGATGGGGCGGTCGGCCAGGGCAGCCATCCCCACTAGCTCCAGCAGCTGGTCCACCACCCGCCCATCACTCGGCCCAGGCCGGCGCAAAAGACCTAGCCGACCGTAGCGCCCCATCATCACCGCTTCCCTGGCCGTCACCGGCAGGCGAGGATCGATGTCCGGTAGCTGAGGCACATAGCCGATCTGGCGGCGCAAGGCCGTCGGGCAGCCTCGGGCTAAGTTATGGCCCAGCACCCAAACCTCTCCCTGGAGCAAATGCCCTAGACCGTTTACCAAGGTCAGGAGGGTTGTCTTCCCTGCCCCATTGGGCCCGATGATGGCTACCAGCTCCCCCTCTTCAACCTCCAGCGATACGCCCCGCAGCGCCACGTCTTCGCGATAGGACACAACCGCGTTTTTAATTTTTATAAGTACAGGCGCCATGGTTGACTCTTCGCTTTCCTACTTGGGAAGGGCTCCCAGCAGCAACTCTACGTTTTTCTTTAGAGCTTGCTCCCATTTCTCTGTCCCGGATAGGCCACCGGGGAAGTTGGAAATGGTAACCCTGGGTACTCCCAGTTCCTTAGCAATGCCGGCCCCTGCATCTGGTCCGCTCTGCAGGTTATCAATGACTAATTTCACTCCTGCGTGCCGGCCCTTATCTACCAACTCCCGCACCTTCTGCGGGGTGAGCTCCTCAGGCCGGCCATAAGTACCTACAACCTCAAAGCCAGCCCAGCGGACAAAACCTTCCTGCTGGTTGGAGCAGAGCACCTTAATCTTCCCTACTCCCGCCGCCCGCAGGCGGCCCTCCATTTCCTGGGCTACCTTGGCTGCCTGGTCGGCAGCTTTTTGGGCATTGCCCTGGTAAAATTCTCGGTTGGTCGGGTCCTTCGCTCCCAGGACATCAGCTACCGCCCGCAGCGCTTGCTGCCATACCGGCGGCGCCATCCAGTTACCGTTTACTGACACCGGTACCACTTGAAGCTGGGGGTTGTGAGCCGAGTCCACTAGCTCTTTAGTGAAAAGCTGGCCCTGCCAGTCGTGCATGAGGAAGACCTGAGCCTGGCTGAGCAAGGCCACGTCTGATGGTTTGATGTCAAAATGGCCCGGGCAGGAGGCCGGCGGGATAATATTCTTTACCTCCACCCTGTCCTGGCCTACTTCCTGGACGGCCGTCATTAAAAGGGAGGTCCCGGTCACCACCTTAAGCTGGCTGGCCGGTTGTTTAGAATTGCATCCAGCAGCAACAAACAGCGAAAAGAGGAACAAAACCATAGCCGCTGCCATTAGGCGGAGGCGGCCCCTGGCGCTTGGGAAAAACATTGTACCTACCCCCCAACGTTTCTGGATGTAGTTCTGGTCGGGAGCTTTTCCTGGTAAACAAAAAACCATGGAAGAGCTCCGCGCTGGCGAAGAACCTCCATGGTTCTCTTTCATGATCCTATTTGAGCAAGCCTTAAGGTGCTACAACCTCGCCCGGCTACATGCCAGGCTAACTACTGGCCTTTGCATCTTTATATTCGCTACTGGGTCCATAATTCCTTCTTCCTTTCGCTAAATATGCCAACAATTTGACCATGGTGTACATAGCCCAACGGTGGTTATACTTGGCGCTGGCGATCTTGTCCGGGTCTGCCAGAAACACCTCCCGGTTCTGGGCAGCTAATCTTTCTAATTGTCCCCGGGCCTGCTTGAATGAAGAGATATGGTTGCAAGGCCTCCCTCAGGTAACGCTCCCGAAGCGGGGCGAAGTCGTAGTATAGGGACAAAGTGTGTTCCTGAAAGGCCGCCCTTTCGTCCTCTCTTTTTTCGAACAGGCAGATTCCATTTCGAAGCACGCTGTACTTA
This window encodes:
- a CDS encoding formylmethanofuran dehydrogenase subunit E family protein encodes the protein MRLRKDEILDRIARDEIDPIQERVKVVFDNRRQSPLGFYHRGRYIPVQEVLDVTEAYPGYHHFLVLADQGIYNLVLVREAPGSPISPSHWILNFQVQGGIAQEQAPPSSRSDRSASYAGNWWQLGGMLVPADLLGLAYFHGHLCPDLALGYRAVKIAEKRLGFNRRQAFMQTVRVSPNSPAVDAVQYLTGCTIGKGNLIVEDGREQSYCFINPLGQICLVARQEALAKSLVMVDLEAKLCRDHIRETELYQYQFELNQLIERILQVPDGFLFKEKSSVINITSH
- a CDS encoding methyltransferase domain-containing protein, with the translated sequence MLTHREYFNSKAAIWDRLATPEDRAKLEVMVKWLNIAPGSAVLDVGCGTGILIPYLLAAVGPNGRVVAMDIAEAMLEQAKAKGFPANVELVCADVMAIPFPEATFDEVICNSAFPHFPDKLKALKQMARVTKPGGRVIICHPAARETINNLHRSLGGVVGGDQIPPRQEMVALLAAAGLGSLEVNEGPDYYLALGVKA
- a CDS encoding metal ABC transporter permease; the protein is MSILSYRFMQDALLAGFMAGVACSLVGVFVVTMHLSFIGVSLSHAAFAGALFAAWMGFEPLAGAIIFSLAGAAAIGPLADRGEFNLDTPIGIIFSVTMGLAFLFMGLLPGPKTQALELLWGSILTVSTGDLRLLAIVAAMVVSLIILFFKEIQAVIFHREMAKAVGIPADVIFYSILFLTGATVTASLRSIGGLLIFNLILNPAAAAYQLTYSLKKMFFLAALFGVLSCWVGLAVSYCLDIPSGAAIVLTSALIFVLATIFSPKRKVKRWQEDEQLQEADTEC
- a CDS encoding ABC transporter ATP-binding protein — protein: MAPVLIKIKNAVVSYREDVALRGVSLEVEEGELVAIIGPNGAGKTTLLTLVNGLGHLLQGEVWVLGHNLARGCPTALRRQIGYVPQLPDIDPRLPVTAREAVMMGRYGRLGLLRRPGPSDGRVVDQLLELVGMAALADRPIGHLSGGEQQRVAIARALAQEPTILLLDEPTASLDRRAKEQILRLVQRIHRERKLTTLMVTHSLAGLDGLCHRVVLMKRGRIWSAGSPHLLLQEKLLKQLFDLPQPEDLVSGDGRGA
- a CDS encoding zinc ABC transporter substrate-binding protein; amino-acid sequence: MFFPSARGRLRLMAAAMVLFLFSLFVAAGCNSKQPASQLKVVTGTSLLMTAVQEVGQDRVEVKNIIPPASCPGHFDIKPSDVALLSQAQVFLMHDWQGQLFTKELVDSAHNPQLQVVPVSVNGNWMAPPVWQQALRAVADVLGAKDPTNREFYQGNAQKAADQAAKVAQEMEGRLRAAGVGKIKVLCSNQQEGFVRWAGFEVVGTYGRPEELTPQKVRELVDKGRHAGVKLVIDNLQSGPDAGAGIAKELGVPRVTISNFPGGLSGTEKWEQALKKNVELLLGALPK